One window of Gemmatimonadota bacterium genomic DNA carries:
- a CDS encoding cytochrome c, with amino-acid sequence MPSPVRLVGLLAITLTLGACTEIDNMLARVSFFAFMRESPAFDPYEAPRLPPDNSVAFDGPNGQVPAPMAPGEAGLQAFGEAYPNPIPRGAESEVRGEEMYARYCQICHGPAGMGGNTGSVTATGVYPPIAPPLAAGRATTLADGYIYGVIRAGRGLMPAYAVQIPHEDRWHIVNHIRRLQEGGGPSDGGAQAADGADSGGGQEEGE; translated from the coding sequence ATGCCTAGCCCGGTCCGGCTCGTCGGCCTGCTGGCGATCACGTTGACGCTGGGTGCTTGCACCGAAATCGACAACATGCTCGCGCGCGTGTCCTTCTTCGCGTTCATGCGCGAATCGCCCGCGTTCGACCCGTACGAAGCACCCCGGCTGCCGCCCGACAACTCCGTCGCGTTCGACGGCCCCAACGGCCAGGTGCCGGCGCCCATGGCGCCGGGAGAGGCGGGACTTCAGGCGTTCGGCGAGGCCTACCCCAACCCCATCCCGCGCGGGGCGGAGTCGGAGGTCCGCGGCGAGGAGATGTATGCCCGGTACTGCCAGATCTGCCACGGGCCCGCGGGCATGGGTGGCAACACCGGGTCGGTGACAGCGACCGGAGTCTATCCGCCCATCGCGCCACCGTTGGCCGCGGGTCGCGCTACGACCCTGGCGGATGGCTACATCTACGGTGTGATCCGCGCTGGACGCGGTCTCATGCCCGCTTACGCGGTGCAGATACCGCACGAGGATCGCTGGCACATCGTGAACCATATCCGCCGGCTGCAGGAGGGCGGAGGGCCCTCGGACGGAGGCGCGCAGGCGGCGGACGGGGCGGACTCCGGCGGCGGCCAGGAAGAGGGGGAGTAG